Sequence from the Streptomyces peucetius genome:
CGGCATCTTGGGCAGGTTGAGGTCCAGTACGAGCACATCGGGCGTGACGGCCCTGGCCCGGCGGACGGCCTGCGCGCCGTCTCCCGCGGTGGCGACGACCTCGAACCCGGCCGCGGCCAGGTCGCGGGCGACCGCGTCCAGCCACATCGGATGGTCGTCGACCACCATCACCCTGATCGTCTGCTGCTCGGTCATCTTCCTGCCTTCCCCCGTGGGATCCTCAGTTCTACTTCCGTGCCCTGGCCGGGGACCGAGACCAGCTCGGCCGTCCCGCCGAGATCCCGCAGCCGCCCCCGGATGGACTGGGCGACTCCGAGCCGCCCCTCCCCCGCCGCCTGCGCGAGCCGGCCCTCCGCGATGCCCGGTCCGTCGTCCCTGACCGTCACGATCACCTCGTCGGGCCAGTCCTCGACCAGGATCCACGCCCGGGCGGCCTCCCCCGCGTGCTTGCGCACATTGTCCAGGGCGGCGCCGACAGCGGCCGCGAGTTCACGGGCCGCCGCCCGGTCCATCAGCACGGGGGCGCCCGGCTCCGACAGCGTCACCCGCGATCCGGCGTGCGGGGAGAGAAGCGTCCGCAGGTCGGCCGGCTGCGCCGGTCCGTCGTCGTCCGGTACGTCCACGATCCGCACGACCGCGCCCTGCGACTCGTCCTCGGACACCCGGGAGGCGGGGACCAGGCCGCCGGCGACCAGGTTCCGCAACGCGACCTCCTGCTCGCCGGCCATCCGGCCGAGCTCCTCGGCCTCGCCGCCCAGCGCCGTGCCGCGCCGCTGCACCATCGCCAGCACCTGCAGGACGCTGTCGTGGATGTCGCGCGCCAGGCGCTCCCGCTCGCGGGTCGCGGCCTCGATCTCCAGCGCGCGGGCGAGGGTGCGCTCGGAGGCCCGGGCCACCTCGACGACGTAGCCGATCGCTATGGAGGCCACCCACACCAGCAGCACGTTGTGGAACGTGTCCCGGCTGGGCTCGCCCCGCTCGACGATGTTGGCGACGGCGACGAACGAGGACGCGAAACCGGCCCAGCGCCAGCCGCCCTTGATGGCGAAGGCGAGCACCGAGCCCGCCGTCCAGATCGACGGGAGGGTCGGGCCGTCCTGGGTCTGGGCGTGGGCATCGGCCAGCGGGGTGAGCATGATGCCGGTCAGTGCGACGGTCAGGTCCGCCACCAGGAAGGCTTTGGTGCAGCGCGCCGCGTTGGCCACCTTGGGCAGGGTGGCGAGGGTCCACACGACCAGCACCGCGAGGAAGCAGACCGCGACCATGGGGCGCTCGAAGTTCTGCCGGGTGAAGACGAACAGCAGCACCGCGTAGACCATGGTCAGTACGCGGTAGGCGGTCAGCGCGCGCCACAGCGGCAGCTCGACCGACATCCGCACGACTCTCTCGCGCCTGGCCATGTCCCCCACCCCGTACCGGTGCCGCGGCGGCTCAGGCGGCCGGCCGCTGCGACTTCTTCGCCTTCTCGGCCTTCTCGGCCTCGGCACGGGCGGCCTTCTCGGCCTTCTCCGCGTCGGCGATCCGGCGCTTCGCGGCCGTCGCGTAGATGTCGACGTACTCCTGACCGGACAGCTTCATGATCTCGTACATGACCTCATCGGTCACCGAACGCAGAATGAAGCGGTCGCCCTCCATGCCGTGGTAGCGGCTGAAGTCCAGCGGCTTCCCGATCCGGATACCCGGACGCATCAGCTTGGGGATCACCTTGCCGGGCGGCTGGATCTTCTCGGTGTCGATCATCGCGACGGGGATCACCGGCGCGCCCGTGGCGAGCGCCACACGTGCGAGACCGCCCGGCTTGCCCCGGTAGAGGCGGCCGTCCGGGGAACGAGTGCCCTCCGGGTAGATACCGAACAGTCCACCGGACTCGATGACGTCGATACCGGCCTTGATCGCCGCCTCGCCGGCGCCGCGCGCGCCCGAGCGGTCCACGGGGAGCTGACCGACGCCCTTGAAGAACGCGGCCGTCATCCGGCCCTTCACACCGGGCGAGGTGAAGTACTCGGCCTTCGCGATGAACGTGACCTTGCGGTCCAGCACCGCGGGCAGGAAGAACGAGTCGGAGAACGACAGATGATTGCTCGCGAGGATCGCGGGGCCCTCTGCGGGAACGTTCTCCAGACCCTCCACCCAGGGCCTGAAGGCAAGCTTCAGCGAGCCTCCGATGGAGAACTTCATGGCGCCGTAGATCAACTCGAATGCCTCCTGTTGCCGTCGAACAGACCTTAACCCGACGCCCGCCCCCGTCCCTCCGCGCCGGGTCACGTCACAACCGCCCCGCCGTGTGGATACGGCCCTGGTCGGTGTCGGTCCGGTCGCGTACCGTGAAGTGCACCGTTCGACCCTCCCGCACACCTCGCACATCCCGTACATGTCGTACACCCGTACACCCGTACACCTCACGAACAGGAGACCCCGGTGCCGGTCCTTCCCGGAGCCGAGCCCTACCGCCACGAAGGCGGCCAGGTCGGCGTTCTTCTCTGTCATGGATTCACCGGCTGCCCGCAGTCGCTGCGCCCCTGGGCCGAATACCTGGCGGAGCGGGGGCTCACGGTCTCCCTGCCGCTGCTGCCCGGTCACGGCACCCGCTGGCAGGACATGCAGGTCACCGGCTGGCAGGACTGGTACGCGGAGGTGGACCGCGAACTGCGGACGCTCCAGGAGCGCTGCCGGGTGGTGTTCGTCTTCGGGCTCTCCATGGGCGGCGCGCTCGCGCTGCGGCTCGCCGCCAGGCACGGTGACGCGGTACGGGGCGTCGTCGTGGTCAACCCGGCGAACAAGGTGCACGGCGCGATGGCGTCCCTGCTGCCCGTCGTCCGCCACCTTGTGCCGTCCACGAAGGGGCTGACCAGCGACATCGCCAAGGAGGGCGTCGAGGAGCTGGGGTACGACCGGGTGCCGCTGCACGCCGCGCACTCGTTGCGGCAGTTCTTCCGGCTGGTCGACGGGGAGCTGCCGCAGGTCACGCAGCCGTTGCTGCTGCTGCACAGCCCCGACGACCATGTGGTGCCGGCCGCCGACTCGGCCCGGATCCTCAGCCGCGTCTCCTCGGTGGACGTCACCGAGGTTCTGCTGGAACAGAGCTACCACGTGGCGACGTTGGACCACGATGCGGAGCGGATCTTCGAGGAGAGTCACGCGTTCATCGACCGGCTCGCTCCGGGTGCGGGGACCACGGGGTCGCCCGCGCCGGAAGCCTTGGGAGGGAGCACGACCGGTGGCTGACCAGCACGACGCGGACCGCGAGCCGCAGCCGATCGACGAGGACGCCGCGTGGGCGGCGATCGTCGCCGGGTACGGCGACGAGCCGGCCGACCCGCCGGGCGCGAAGCCGTTCAAATCGGTGGAGGACCTGGCGCTGCTCGAGGGAGACGTCAACGAGACACCGGGGCGGCCGGCCGGACCGCCGCCCGAAGAGGACAAGCCCGCGCTCGGGAGCTCGGTCACCTTCGCGCCGGGCGTCGGCGGACCGCGCGACTACCAGGTCGCACAGCCGTCGGACGACGACTTCGACGACACCGACGAGGGCCACTTCGTCCCGCCGGAGCCGCCGCCGCTGCCGGAGGCCGACGTGACGGCCAAGTTCGCCTGGCTGGCGGTGATCGGCGGGCCGGTGCTGATGCTGATCGCGGTGATCCTGCGGTGGGACATGACGTGGTGGCTGACCACGCTGTGCATCGGCGGCTTCCTGGGTGGTTTCGCGACGCTGGTGGCGCGGATGTCGCACGACGACGACGAGTCGGACGATCCGGGGCGGGGCGCGGTGGTGTGACGGCCGTGCGTGGCCGCTGCGGGGGCTTGTTCCCCCACCCCGCCCTTCCCGAACCGGGGGCTCCTCCCCCTAGGCCTGGCGGCCTGGGGGACCCCCACCGGACCCCCGCGCCTCAATCGCCGGCGGGGCTGCAGTGCAGCCCGGCCGGCGTTTGGGGTTACCGCGCGAAGTGCGGTACGGGTCCGGGCGGAGCCCGGTTTCGGGAAGGAGCGAGTAGGGGAACAGCCCACCGCAGGCGCCAACCGCCCGCCCCCTACCCCGTCGCCGGAACCCTCAGCGCCCCCAGCACCGGCAAGTGGTCCGACGCCGCCCGCAGGTCCGCCGTCGAGACGCCGGGCAGGTCCCGCGGGACCCCGCAGCCCAGCACCTCCACCCCCTCCGTCGCGAACACCGCGTCGATCCGCTGGTGCGGATCGCGCGCCGTCGACGTGTGCTCCCCGCCCCACGGGGCCACCGCCCAGCAGTCCTGGAGTTCCCCCGCCAGGCGGCGGAAGCTCCGGCCGCCGGGGCGCTCGTTGATGTCGCCGGCGACGACCGCGTGCGGCACGTCCATCGCCTTCACGCGGTCGAGCAGCATCCCCGCCTGCGCGTGACGCTCGTCGCTCTGCAGGCTGAGATGGCAGCTCACGACCCCGAGCCGCGCGCCCGCGAAGCGGACGACCGCCGTGGCGAAGCCGCGCCGGTGGAGGCCGGAGCGCAGTGGCAGCAGCAGGTCCTCGGTCCACTCGACCGTCGCCCGCAGTGAGCACAGCAGCAGCGGCCCGGCCGCCGTCGCGCCGCCGGAGAGCATCACGAGATCGGTGGCGGCCGCGAGCCGTGCCGCGTGTTTGCGCCAGCGGAAGAAGCGCGGCGCCTCCTGCACGAACACCAGGTCGGGCTCGCAGGCGCGGATCACCCGGGTCAGCGCCGCCTCGTCGTCGCGCAAGGAGCGGACGTTGTAGCTCAGGACCCGGATCACGGCCGAACCGTCCGGGTCGGACCGGGATTTGGGCAGCGCGAAGATCGGGTCGGTCGCCATGGGAGCAAGATACGACGGTGCCCGCCACGCTTCCTGAAGGCTGGGGCCATTCAGGAGGCGTGGCGGGCGCCGATGTCGCGCAGTGGGGCGGCTCAGCCCTGGCGTGCGAGGTCCGCCGCGCCGACGAGCCCCGCTCTGCCGCCGAGTTGCGCGGCGAGCACTTGGGCGTGCGGGCGCCACTGGCCGCCGATCAGCCAGCGCCGGAAGGACTTGCGGATCGGGTCGAGGACGAGGTCGCCCTCGTCGGAGACGCCGCCGCCCACGATGAACGCGGACGGGTCGAACAGGGACGCCAGGTCGGCGAGACCGGCCCCTGCCCAGCGCGCCAGCTCACGGAAGGAGTCGACGGCGACCGGGCAGCCCTGCCGCGCGGCCTCGCTGATGTGCTTGCCCTGGATGCCGTCGATCGTGCCGTCGCCGAGGCCGAGCAGGATCGTCGCGTTCTCCGGCGTGGCGTTGGCGCGCTGCCTCGCGTAGCGGACGAGGGCGCGGCCGGAGGCGTACTGCTCCCAGCAGCCCTGGCTGCCGCAGCCGCAGAGGAGCCCGTCGGGCACGACCCGGATGTGGCCGAACTCGGCGGCGACGCCGAACCGTCCGCGGCGCAGTTTGTTGCCGATGATGATGCCGCCGCCGAGGCCGGTGCCGAGGGTGATGCAGATGACGTCCTCGTGGCCCTGGCCGGCGCCGAAGCGGTATTCGCCCCACGCGGCGGCGTTGGCGTCGTTCTCGACGACGACGGGCAGGCCGACGCGCTGTTCGACCTTGTCCTTGAGCGGCTCGTGACGCCAGTCGATGTTCGGCGCGAAGAGGACCGTGGCGCGCTTGTCGTCGACGTAACCGGCGGCTCCGATACCGACGGCCTCGATGTCGTGCCCGGAGCCGGCGCCCGCGACGGCCGAGCAGATCGCGTCGACGATGCCTTCGGGAGTCGACGGGGTCGGCACGGTGTGCGTCTCGAGAATGGCGCCCTCTTCGTCGACCACTCCCGCCGCGATCTTCGTGCCGCCGATGTCGACGCCGATGGTGAGTCCCATGTGTCCCTCAGTATTCGGTCGAGCCCCGCTATGGCCAACCGTACCCGAGGGCGGGCATGCCCTGGTCAGTCCAGGTCGATGTGCTCGCTGCCTTCGGGGCCTTCGTCGCGCGGATCGTCGGTCTTCCCGGCGTCATCGGAGGGGTCGGGGCCCCGGGTCCAGCGCCGCTCCTGGCCCTCGACGGCGGACCGGTACGCGGCGAGCAGCTCGCCGCCCGCGGCCGCGAGATGGTCGAAGACCTGCGGGTTTCGTTCGATCACCGGCTCGACAGCGGCCTTCGCCTGGTCGACGAACTGCTGGACGGCGCCCTGCGCGGCCATCCCCGGCAGGGACGACTGGAAGGACGTCACCTTCTCGGCGACGGCGTCGAGGAGTTTGCGCAGCTCCTCCGCGGCCGAACCGGGCGGCCGGCCGTACTCGGCGTGCCGTCGGGCCTGCTCGTTCCGGAGGTCCTCCTCGCAGGCGGCGGCCCAGGCGTCGGCGTCGGGGCGCTCGGTCGCATCGCTCATGACGTACTCCTGGGTGTGCCGCGTCGAGGGGTTGTGTGCCTTCGACGGTACCGGAACGGTGGTACGGCGTTCACGGTGTCCGCGGCCACAGACCGGGGTCGGGCGCGAAACGGACCGTGAGCACGCCGTCCGTGAGCCCGGCGCCGGCGACGGTGCAGCGGCGCAGCGCCGAGGGCAGCGGCAGGTTCCTGCGGAACGGCCCCGCGCCCACCAGGAGTTCATCCCCGCGGCGGACGAGGGAGAGCGTCTCCTTGACGGAGCCGGGCAGATCCAGCTCCCACATGAAGAGGGCGTCCCCGGCCCGCGGAGGGTGGCCGGCCGCCGACGGTCCCGTGACCCGGCCGAGGTCGCCGGCGGTGTTCCGCCCGTCGCGCTCCGGCCCGCCCCGGTCCGGCCCGGCGGCGAGTCCGTCGCCGCCACCGTGGCCACTGTCGCCGCCGCCGTCGCCGCTGCTGACCGCGCCGCTGCGCACCGCCCGGGCGTGGAGCAGAGCGAGGTCGTCGAGGCCCTGGGGGTCGCGGCCGAGGTGGGGCACCTCGCACAGGGCGGTGCCCGCCGGCCAGGTGCCGTACCACTCGTGCAGGCACTTCTCCTGCTGCGCGGCGAGACCCGCGATCCAGGGGTCCGCGGACTCCTTCGGCAGCGTCCGGTTCGGTACGAGCATGTCGACGCGCAGCCCGTGCAGGGCGATCCCCGTACGGGCCTCGGTGAGGGCCGCGGCGGCCTTGGGACCGGGCTCGGCGACGATCCGGAGCGTGGTGTCCGGGGACTCCACGACCCACTGCACACCTGCGAGCTCCGTGTCCCAGCGCTCGGCTGTCGCGTACAGCCACTGCGCGGGCATCGGCACGCCCGCGAGCTGGGCGAGCATCGGGCGCAGCGCGCGGGCGGCCTGGCGTTCGGGCGGCAGCAGACGGCGCAGATAGCGGCGCAGTTCCTCCGGCAGGGCGAGCAGCGCGATCGTCTCGCGCAACGGCGGCATGTCGACGACGACCACTTCCCAGTCGCCGCGCGAGGCGACGACGAGCGCGCGCAGCAGCGCGAACTGGTCGCTGCCGGGCAGCCGTGTCAGCTCGGCGTCCTCGAGCCGCGCGGCGCCCAGCAGGTCGAGTGCCGCCGAGGCGCGTTCCTGGAGGTCGAGGAACTCTGCGCGGAAGTCCGCGCCGGCGTCGATGCGGGCGGCCCACAGGCCGGCGTGGACAGGGGCCGGTTCCTCGTGGCCGGCGGGGAGCGGGGTGCCGAGGACGTCGCCCGGGTCGGCCGACAGGAACAGGGTGCGGCGGCCGTCGCCGGCCGAGGCGAGCGCCGTGGCGGCGGCGACGGTGGTGCGGCCCGCGCCGCCGAGGCCGGTGACGAGGACCTTGCGCATCAGGCGCCGGCGCCGCTCTCGACGCGCTTCTTCAGACCGGCCAGGGCACGGTCGATGATGACCTTCTCGGCCTTGCGCTTGATCATGCCGAGCATCGGGATCTTGACGTCGACGGTGAGCTGGTACGTCACCTCGGTACGGTCGCCACCGCCGACCGGTGCGAGGCGGTACGAGCCGTCGATGGCGCGCAGCATCTGGGACTTCACCAGGGTCCAGCTGACCTCGTCGGCGCCGTGCCAGGTGTAGGCGAGCGTGTGGTCGTCCTTGATGGCGCCGGCGTCCAGCACCAGGCGGACCTGCTCGGCCCGGCCCTGGTCGTCGGTGGCGAGCACCTCCGCCTGCTTCACCTCGCCGGTCCACTCGGGGTAGCGGGCGAAGTCGGAGATGACGCCCATGACCTCGGCCGGCGCCGCATCGATCGTGATGCTCGAGCTGGTGTGTTCCGCCATCTCTGCGGCTCCCTCACAGTGCGGTACGGACCGGGCTGGTGTACGGGGTGCAGGCTATCGCGACCGGGCCGCACGCCGGCGCGTGGCCCGGGGCGACGCGACGTCACCAGGCCAGCGAGAAGGGGCGCCCGCCGGCCGCGAAGTG
This genomic interval carries:
- a CDS encoding SRPBCC family protein, which translates into the protein MAEHTSSSITIDAAPAEVMGVISDFARYPEWTGEVKQAEVLATDDQGRAEQVRLVLDAGAIKDDHTLAYTWHGADEVSWTLVKSQMLRAIDGSYRLAPVGGGDRTEVTYQLTVDVKIPMLGMIKRKAEKVIIDRALAGLKKRVESGAGA
- a CDS encoding DUF5304 domain-containing protein; protein product: MSDATERPDADAWAAACEEDLRNEQARRHAEYGRPPGSAAEELRKLLDAVAEKVTSFQSSLPGMAAQGAVQQFVDQAKAAVEPVIERNPQVFDHLAAAGGELLAAYRSAVEGQERRWTRGPDPSDDAGKTDDPRDEGPEGSEHIDLD
- a CDS encoding alpha/beta hydrolase gives rise to the protein MPVLPGAEPYRHEGGQVGVLLCHGFTGCPQSLRPWAEYLAERGLTVSLPLLPGHGTRWQDMQVTGWQDWYAEVDRELRTLQERCRVVFVFGLSMGGALALRLAARHGDAVRGVVVVNPANKVHGAMASLLPVVRHLVPSTKGLTSDIAKEGVEELGYDRVPLHAAHSLRQFFRLVDGELPQVTQPLLLLHSPDDHVVPAADSARILSRVSSVDVTEVLLEQSYHVATLDHDAERIFEESHAFIDRLAPGAGTTGSPAPEALGGSTTGG
- a CDS encoding ROK family glucokinase; translation: MGLTIGVDIGGTKIAAGVVDEEGAILETHTVPTPSTPEGIVDAICSAVAGAGSGHDIEAVGIGAAGYVDDKRATVLFAPNIDWRHEPLKDKVEQRVGLPVVVENDANAAAWGEYRFGAGQGHEDVICITLGTGLGGGIIIGNKLRRGRFGVAAEFGHIRVVPDGLLCGCGSQGCWEQYASGRALVRYARQRANATPENATILLGLGDGTIDGIQGKHISEAARQGCPVAVDSFRELARWAGAGLADLASLFDPSAFIVGGGVSDEGDLVLDPIRKSFRRWLIGGQWRPHAQVLAAQLGGRAGLVGAADLARQG
- a CDS encoding endonuclease/exonuclease/phosphatase family protein — its product is MATDPIFALPKSRSDPDGSAVIRVLSYNVRSLRDDEAALTRVIRACEPDLVFVQEAPRFFRWRKHAARLAAATDLVMLSGGATAAGPLLLCSLRATVEWTEDLLLPLRSGLHRRGFATAVVRFAGARLGVVSCHLSLQSDERHAQAGMLLDRVKAMDVPHAVVAGDINERPGGRSFRRLAGELQDCWAVAPWGGEHTSTARDPHQRIDAVFATEGVEVLGCGVPRDLPGVSTADLRAASDHLPVLGALRVPATG
- the macS gene encoding MacS family sensor histidine kinase, producing the protein MARRERVVRMSVELPLWRALTAYRVLTMVYAVLLFVFTRQNFERPMVAVCFLAVLVVWTLATLPKVANAARCTKAFLVADLTVALTGIMLTPLADAHAQTQDGPTLPSIWTAGSVLAFAIKGGWRWAGFASSFVAVANIVERGEPSRDTFHNVLLVWVASIAIGYVVEVARASERTLARALEIEAATRERERLARDIHDSVLQVLAMVQRRGTALGGEAEELGRMAGEQEVALRNLVAGGLVPASRVSEDESQGAVVRIVDVPDDDGPAQPADLRTLLSPHAGSRVTLSEPGAPVLMDRAAARELAAAVGAALDNVRKHAGEAARAWILVEDWPDEVIVTVRDDGPGIAEGRLAQAAGEGRLGVAQSIRGRLRDLGGTAELVSVPGQGTEVELRIPRGKAGR
- a CDS encoding lysophospholipid acyltransferase family protein, whose translation is MKFSIGGSLKLAFRPWVEGLENVPAEGPAILASNHLSFSDSFFLPAVLDRKVTFIAKAEYFTSPGVKGRMTAAFFKGVGQLPVDRSGARGAGEAAIKAGIDVIESGGLFGIYPEGTRSPDGRLYRGKPGGLARVALATGAPVIPVAMIDTEKIQPPGKVIPKLMRPGIRIGKPLDFSRYHGMEGDRFILRSVTDEVMYEIMKLSGQEYVDIYATAAKRRIADAEKAEKAARAEAEKAEKAKKSQRPAA
- a CDS encoding ArsA family ATPase, whose amino-acid sequence is MRKVLVTGLGGAGRTTVAAATALASAGDGRRTLFLSADPGDVLGTPLPAGHEEPAPVHAGLWAARIDAGADFRAEFLDLQERASAALDLLGAARLEDAELTRLPGSDQFALLRALVVASRGDWEVVVVDMPPLRETIALLALPEELRRYLRRLLPPERQAARALRPMLAQLAGVPMPAQWLYATAERWDTELAGVQWVVESPDTTLRIVAEPGPKAAAALTEARTGIALHGLRVDMLVPNRTLPKESADPWIAGLAAQQEKCLHEWYGTWPAGTALCEVPHLGRDPQGLDDLALLHARAVRSGAVSSGDGGGDSGHGGGDGLAAGPDRGGPERDGRNTAGDLGRVTGPSAAGHPPRAGDALFMWELDLPGSVKETLSLVRRGDELLVGAGPFRRNLPLPSALRRCTVAGAGLTDGVLTVRFAPDPGLWPRTP